One region of Streptomyces sp. CG4 genomic DNA includes:
- a CDS encoding LAETG motif-containing sortase-dependent surface protein, with protein sequence MSITRRSVRRSVRILGVASASAAVVLGLSSSAFACDISEFKAEAKCNGDQGVIVVTDTDASGTPATITVFRTNNGGVEKQIGEQQVKGSVLGASVTFSEKWKANATYRVHVTAGPYVDKDIAGGLTTPATACTSESPTPTTPASPKPSPSTSSPAGSATPTPSASSSAPASAAPSNAPSPAAGSSNLAETGASSNTGLIAGVAGALVVVGGGAVFFGMRRRGTRGNG encoded by the coding sequence GTGTCCATAACCCGCCGCAGCGTACGCCGTTCCGTACGCATTCTGGGAGTTGCCTCCGCCTCGGCCGCGGTGGTGCTGGGTCTGTCCAGCTCCGCGTTCGCGTGCGACATCAGTGAGTTCAAGGCCGAAGCCAAGTGCAACGGCGACCAGGGCGTCATCGTCGTCACCGACACCGACGCCTCCGGTACCCCCGCCACCATCACCGTGTTCCGCACGAACAACGGCGGGGTCGAGAAGCAGATCGGCGAGCAGCAGGTCAAGGGCTCCGTCCTGGGCGCCTCGGTCACCTTCTCGGAGAAGTGGAAGGCGAACGCGACGTACCGCGTCCACGTCACGGCCGGCCCGTACGTCGACAAGGACATCGCGGGCGGCCTGACGACCCCGGCCACCGCCTGCACGAGCGAGAGCCCCACCCCGACCACGCCGGCCTCCCCGAAGCCGTCACCGTCGACGTCCAGCCCGGCCGGGTCGGCGACCCCGACTCCGTCGGCCTCCAGCTCCGCCCCGGCGAGCGCCGCGCCGAGCAACGCGCCGTCCCCGGCGGCCGGCAGCTCGAACCTCGCCGAGACCGGCGCCAGCTCCAACACCGGTCTGATCGCCGGCGTCGCAGGCGCGCTGGTCGTCGTCGGCGGCGGCGCGGTCTTCTTCGGCATGCGCCGTCGTGGGACCCGCGGCAACGGCTGA
- a CDS encoding aspartate aminotransferase family protein produces MSTKDLSRTAYDHLWMHFTRMSSYENSPVPTIVRGEGTYIYDDKGKRYLDGLAGLFVVQAGHGRTELAETAFKQAQELAFFPVWSYAHPKAVELAERLADYAPGDLNKVFFTTGGGEAVETAWKLAKQYFKLTGKPTKYKVISRAVAYHGTPQGALSITGLPGLKAPFEPLVPGAHKVPNTNIYRAPLFGDDPEAFGRWAADQIEQQILFEGPDTVAAVFLEPVQNAGGCFPPPPGYFQRVREICDQYDVLLVSDEVICAFGRLGTMFACDKFGYVPDMITCAKGMTSGYSPIGACIISDRLAEPFYKGDNTFLHGYTFGGHPVSAAVGLANLDLFERENINQHVLDSEGAFLQTLQKLHDLPIVGDVRGNGFFYGIELVKDKNTKESFNEEETERVLYGFLSKALFDNGLYCRADDRGDPVIQLAPPLISNQETFDEIEQILRATLTEAWTKL; encoded by the coding sequence GTGAGCACCAAGGACCTCAGCCGCACCGCGTACGACCACCTGTGGATGCACTTCACCCGCATGTCCTCGTACGAGAACTCCCCCGTCCCGACCATCGTCCGGGGTGAGGGCACCTACATCTACGACGACAAGGGCAAGCGCTACCTCGACGGTCTCGCGGGTCTGTTCGTGGTCCAGGCCGGTCACGGCCGCACGGAACTCGCCGAGACCGCCTTCAAGCAGGCTCAGGAGCTGGCCTTCTTCCCGGTGTGGTCCTACGCCCACCCCAAGGCGGTCGAGCTGGCCGAGCGCCTCGCCGACTACGCCCCGGGCGACCTCAACAAGGTCTTCTTCACCACCGGCGGCGGCGAGGCCGTGGAGACGGCCTGGAAGCTCGCCAAGCAGTACTTCAAGCTGACCGGCAAGCCCACCAAGTACAAGGTCATCTCGCGTGCGGTCGCCTACCACGGCACCCCGCAGGGCGCCCTGTCCATCACGGGTCTGCCCGGTCTGAAGGCGCCGTTCGAGCCGCTCGTCCCGGGCGCGCACAAGGTGCCGAACACCAACATCTACCGCGCGCCGCTCTTCGGCGACGACCCGGAGGCCTTCGGCCGCTGGGCCGCCGACCAGATCGAGCAGCAGATCCTCTTCGAGGGCCCGGACACCGTCGCCGCGGTCTTCCTGGAGCCGGTGCAGAACGCCGGCGGCTGCTTCCCGCCGCCGCCCGGCTACTTCCAGCGCGTGCGCGAGATCTGCGACCAGTACGACGTGCTGCTCGTGTCGGACGAGGTCATCTGCGCCTTCGGCCGCCTGGGCACGATGTTCGCCTGCGACAAGTTCGGCTACGTCCCGGACATGATCACCTGCGCCAAGGGCATGACCTCGGGCTACTCCCCGATCGGCGCGTGCATCATCTCCGACCGCCTTGCCGAGCCGTTCTACAAGGGCGACAACACCTTCCTGCACGGCTACACCTTCGGCGGCCACCCGGTCTCGGCGGCCGTGGGTCTCGCCAACCTCGACCTGTTCGAGCGCGAGAACATCAACCAGCACGTGCTGGACAGCGAGGGCGCGTTCCTGCAGACGCTGCAGAAGCTGCACGACCTGCCGATCGTCGGCGACGTCCGCGGCAACGGCTTCTTCTACGGCATCGAGCTGGTGAAGGACAAGAACACCAAGGAGTCCTTCAACGAGGAGGAGACCGAGCGCGTCCTGTACGGCTTCCTCTCCAAGGCGCTGTTCGACAACGGCCTCTACTGCCGTGCCGACGACCGCGGCGACCCGGTCATCCAGCTCGCCCCGCCGCTGATCTCCAACCAGGAGACCTTCGACGAGATCGAGCAGATCCTGCGCGCCACCCTCACGGAGGCGTGGACGAAGCTCTGA
- a CDS encoding maleylpyruvate isomerase family mycothiol-dependent enzyme, producing the protein MTLLAHDRYCDEITHQVEQLRAVVTSGADLSATVPTCPDWSLEDLVRHMGGALRWVDALVRSRAQENIPPERIPLAKGPEKRGDAAALDHWLAETGDLVVGALREAGPDTEVWTFAGSANVGFWARRMTHEITVHRADATLAAGLPYEVAPDVAADALDEWLQLVEWVQRNLPKDPARDLSRPGGSIHLHATDTDPELNAEWLVELGEEAISWRRGHEKATVALRGPLTSVLLAFYQRLPLDTPGLEILGERELLEFWVDRAKFG; encoded by the coding sequence ATGACTTTGCTCGCGCATGACCGTTACTGCGATGAAATCACCCACCAGGTCGAGCAGTTGAGGGCCGTGGTGACCTCCGGCGCCGACCTCTCCGCGACCGTGCCGACCTGCCCGGACTGGTCGCTGGAGGATCTCGTACGGCATATGGGTGGCGCCCTGCGCTGGGTCGACGCCCTGGTGCGGAGCCGTGCGCAGGAGAACATCCCGCCCGAGCGGATCCCGCTGGCCAAGGGGCCGGAGAAGCGGGGCGACGCGGCGGCCCTGGACCATTGGCTCGCGGAGACCGGGGACCTGGTCGTCGGCGCGCTGCGCGAGGCCGGGCCGGACACCGAGGTGTGGACCTTTGCCGGATCGGCGAACGTGGGGTTCTGGGCGCGCCGGATGACCCACGAGATCACCGTGCACCGCGCCGACGCCACGCTCGCGGCCGGGCTGCCGTACGAGGTCGCGCCGGACGTCGCCGCGGACGCGCTGGACGAGTGGCTCCAGCTCGTGGAGTGGGTGCAGCGGAACCTGCCGAAGGACCCGGCGCGGGACCTGAGCCGACCGGGCGGCTCCATCCATCTGCACGCCACCGACACCGACCCCGAACTGAACGCCGAGTGGCTGGTTGAGCTGGGCGAGGAGGCGATCAGCTGGCGGCGCGGGCACGAGAAGGCCACGGTCGCCCTGCGCGGCCCGCTCACCTCCGTGCTGCTCGCCTTCTACCAGAGGCTGCCCCTGGACACACCCGGGCTGGAGATCCTCGGCGAGCGCGAGCTGCTGGAGTTCTGGGTGGACCGGGCGAAGTTCGGCTGA
- a CDS encoding VOC family protein, with the protein MYQQMIFVNLPVNDLDASKKFFTELGYTINPQFSNENAASVVISDTIVAMLLTKPFYATFTQKEIADATTTSEVLVCLSAESREKVDELVDKAIAAGGKATGRTQDHGFMYGRAFDDLDGHTWEVMWMDPAAIQG; encoded by the coding sequence ATGTACCAGCAGATGATCTTCGTGAACCTGCCCGTGAACGACCTCGACGCCTCGAAGAAGTTCTTCACGGAACTCGGCTACACCATCAACCCGCAGTTCAGCAACGAGAACGCCGCCTCCGTGGTGATCAGCGACACCATCGTCGCGATGCTGCTCACCAAGCCGTTCTACGCGACCTTCACCCAGAAGGAGATCGCCGACGCCACCACGACGAGCGAGGTGCTCGTCTGTCTGAGCGCCGAGAGCCGCGAGAAGGTGGACGAGCTGGTCGACAAGGCGATCGCGGCGGGCGGCAAGGCCACCGGCCGGACCCAGGACCACGGCTTCATGTACGGCCGCGCCTTCGACGACCTCGACGGCCACACCTGGGAGGTCATGTGGATGGATCCGGCCGCGATCCAGGGCTGA
- a CDS encoding ABC transporter ATP-binding protein, which translates to MLLSLAAATVRFGGRAVLDAVDLDVAEHEVVCVLGPSGSGKSTLLRAVAGLQPLSGGRVVLDGRDQTGVPAHKRGVGLMFQDHQLFPQRDVGANVAFGPRMQGATKGERDTQVGQLLELVGLPGAARRAVASLSGGEQQRVALARALAPKPRLLMLDEPLGQLDRSLRERLVVELRELFGRLGTTVLAVTHDQGEAFALADRVVVMRDGRIAQSGTPLQVWQRPADAFVARFLGFDNVVEATVAGTAAVSPWGKLPVPDGSPQGARTLLVRPAGVRLVAADAGLPCTVTARTFKGTHVAVHLQPGDGGPRLEAACALRDAPEVQDAVGVEFDTAEIVVLH; encoded by the coding sequence ATGCTGCTCAGCCTCGCTGCCGCGACCGTCCGCTTCGGCGGGCGGGCCGTGCTCGACGCGGTCGACCTCGACGTCGCCGAGCACGAGGTGGTGTGCGTCCTCGGGCCCAGCGGCAGCGGGAAGTCCACCCTGCTGCGGGCGGTCGCCGGGCTCCAGCCCCTGTCCGGCGGCCGGGTCGTGCTCGACGGCCGTGACCAGACGGGCGTGCCCGCGCACAAGCGGGGCGTCGGCCTGATGTTCCAGGACCACCAGCTCTTCCCGCAGCGGGACGTCGGCGCGAACGTGGCGTTCGGGCCGCGCATGCAGGGCGCCACCAAGGGCGAACGGGACACGCAGGTCGGGCAGTTGCTGGAACTGGTCGGACTGCCCGGTGCCGCCCGTCGGGCCGTGGCCTCCCTGTCCGGCGGCGAGCAGCAGCGCGTGGCCCTCGCCCGCGCGCTCGCGCCGAAGCCCCGGCTGCTGATGCTGGACGAGCCGCTGGGCCAGCTCGACCGCTCGCTCAGGGAGCGACTGGTGGTCGAACTGCGCGAGCTGTTCGGCCGGTTGGGGACGACCGTGCTCGCCGTGACCCACGACCAGGGGGAGGCGTTCGCGCTGGCCGACCGGGTGGTGGTGATGCGGGACGGGCGGATCGCACAGTCCGGTACGCCGCTTCAGGTGTGGCAGCGGCCCGCCGACGCCTTCGTGGCCCGCTTCCTCGGCTTCGACAACGTGGTCGAGGCGACCGTCGCCGGTACGGCCGCCGTCAGCCCCTGGGGCAAGCTGCCGGTGCCCGACGGCTCCCCGCAGGGCGCGCGCACGCTGCTGGTCCGGCCCGCCGGGGTACGGCTCGTGGCGGCCGATGCCGGCCTGCCCTGCACGGTGACCGCCCGCACCTTCAAGGGCACCCATGTGGCCGTCCACCTCCAGCCCGGCGACGGCGGTCCGCGCCTGGAGGCGGCCTGTGCGTTGCGGGACGCGCCGGAGGTCCAGGACGCGGTCGGCGTGGAGTTCGACACGGCCGAGATCGTCGTGCTGCACTGA
- a CDS encoding gamma-aminobutyraldehyde dehydrogenase: MSTELRRLRNYIDGEFRDAADGRTTEVVNPATGEAYATAPLSGQADVDAAMAAAAAAFPAWRDTTPAERQKALLKIADAFEERAEDLIAAEVENTGKPTGLTRSEEIPPMVDQIRFFAGAARLLEGRSAGEYMEGMTSIIRREPVGVCAQVAPWNYPMMMAVWKFAPAIAAGNTVVLKPSDTTPASTVLIADIIGSILPKGVFNVICGDRDTGRLMVEHSVPAMASITGSVRAGMSVAESASKDVKRVHLELGGKAPVVVFEDTDIAKAVEDISVAGFFNAGQDCTAATRVLVHESIHDEFVSALAKAAAETKTGQPDDEDVLYGPLNNPNQLKQVSGFIDRLPAHAKVQAGGHQVGDKGYFYAPTVVSGLKQDDEIIQNEVFGPVITVQSFSDEDQAVQWANGVEYALASSVWTKDHARAMRMSKKLDFGCVWINTHIPLVAEMPHGGFKKSGYGKDLSAYGFEDYTRIKHVMTSLGE, from the coding sequence GTGAGCACCGAGCTGCGTCGTCTGCGCAACTACATCGACGGTGAGTTCCGGGACGCCGCCGACGGACGGACCACCGAGGTGGTCAACCCGGCGACGGGCGAGGCGTACGCGACCGCGCCGCTGTCCGGACAGGCGGACGTCGACGCCGCGATGGCGGCCGCCGCCGCGGCCTTCCCGGCCTGGCGCGACACCACTCCCGCCGAGCGCCAGAAGGCTCTGCTCAAGATCGCCGACGCGTTCGAGGAGCGCGCCGAGGACCTGATCGCGGCGGAGGTGGAGAACACGGGCAAGCCCACCGGGCTCACCCGCTCCGAGGAGATCCCGCCGATGGTCGACCAGATCCGCTTCTTCGCGGGCGCGGCGCGGCTGCTGGAGGGCCGCTCGGCCGGTGAGTACATGGAGGGGATGACCTCGATCATCCGCCGTGAACCGGTCGGCGTCTGCGCCCAGGTAGCCCCCTGGAACTACCCGATGATGATGGCCGTGTGGAAGTTCGCCCCGGCCATCGCCGCGGGCAACACGGTCGTCCTGAAGCCCTCGGACACGACCCCCGCCTCCACCGTCCTCATCGCGGACATCATCGGCTCGATCCTGCCCAAGGGCGTCTTCAACGTCATCTGCGGCGACCGCGACACGGGCCGCCTCATGGTCGAGCACTCCGTGCCGGCGATGGCGTCGATCACCGGCTCGGTCCGCGCGGGCATGTCGGTGGCCGAGTCGGCGTCGAAGGACGTCAAGCGGGTCCACCTGGAGCTGGGCGGCAAGGCCCCGGTCGTCGTCTTCGAGGACACCGACATCGCCAAGGCCGTCGAGGACATCTCGGTCGCGGGCTTCTTCAACGCCGGCCAGGACTGTACGGCCGCGACCCGCGTCCTGGTCCACGAGTCGATCCACGACGAGTTCGTGTCGGCGCTGGCGAAGGCGGCCGCCGAGACGAAGACGGGCCAGCCGGACGACGAGGACGTCCTGTACGGCCCCCTGAACAACCCGAACCAGCTCAAGCAGGTCTCCGGCTTCATCGACCGCCTCCCCGCCCACGCCAAGGTCCAGGCGGGCGGCCACCAGGTCGGCGACAAGGGCTACTTCTACGCCCCGACCGTCGTCTCCGGCCTGAAGCAGGACGACGAGATCATCCAGAACGAGGTCTTCGGCCCGGTCATCACCGTCCAGTCCTTCTCCGACGAGGACCAGGCCGTCCAGTGGGCCAACGGCGTCGAGTACGCCCTCGCGTCCTCGGTGTGGACCAAGGACCACGCCCGCGCGATGCGCATGTCCAAGAAGCTCGACTTCGGCTGCGTGTGGATCAACACCCACATCCCGCTGGTCGCCGAGATGCCCCACGGCGGCTTCAAGAAGTCCGGCTACGGCAAGGACCTTTCGGCGTACGGCTTCGAGGACTACACGCGCATCAAGCACGTGATGACGTCGCTGGGCGAGTAA
- a CDS encoding thiamine ABC transporter substrate-binding protein, translating into MHNKTFVAVAAGLGLITLSALTGCGSTATKSSSDSKTVTLVSHDSWAVSKSVLGDFEKQSGYKVHVLKDGDAGQAVNKALLTKDNPQGDVFFGVDNTLLSRALAGGLFQPYQAKGLAKVGAAYQLDQDKHRVTPVDYGDICVNYDKAYFSEHKLTPPQSFADLAKPEYKNLLVTENAATSSPGLGFLLGSAAQFGDNGWQDYWKKLKANGVKVVDGWEQAYYQEFSGSSEGKKAGGDRPLVVSYASSPPAEVIYAKKRPSTAPTGVASGTCFRQIEFAGLLSNARNPKGAQAFIDFLVSKEFQEDMPLNMYVYPVLDGAKVPAEFTEYGPAAQHPETMAPGKITANRDQWVKSWTSLVLK; encoded by the coding sequence GTGCACAACAAGACCTTCGTGGCCGTGGCGGCCGGCCTCGGCCTGATCACGCTGTCCGCCCTGACCGGGTGTGGATCGACAGCCACCAAGTCGTCCTCGGACTCCAAGACCGTCACCCTCGTCAGCCACGACTCGTGGGCCGTCTCCAAGAGCGTGCTGGGCGACTTCGAGAAGCAGTCCGGATACAAGGTCCACGTCCTCAAGGACGGCGACGCCGGGCAGGCCGTCAACAAGGCGCTCCTGACCAAGGACAACCCGCAGGGCGACGTCTTCTTCGGCGTCGACAACACCCTGCTCTCCCGCGCCCTCGCGGGCGGCCTCTTCCAGCCGTACCAGGCCAAAGGCCTCGCCAAGGTCGGCGCCGCCTACCAGCTCGACCAGGACAAGCACCGGGTCACGCCGGTCGACTACGGCGACATCTGCGTCAACTACGACAAGGCCTACTTCAGCGAGCACAAGCTGACCCCGCCGCAGTCCTTCGCCGACCTGGCCAAGCCCGAGTACAAGAACCTCCTGGTCACCGAGAACGCCGCGACCTCCTCGCCCGGCCTCGGCTTCCTGCTGGGCAGCGCCGCACAGTTCGGTGACAACGGCTGGCAGGACTACTGGAAGAAGCTCAAGGCCAACGGCGTCAAGGTCGTCGACGGCTGGGAGCAGGCCTACTACCAGGAGTTCTCCGGTTCGTCGGAGGGGAAGAAGGCGGGCGGTGACCGGCCGCTCGTCGTGTCGTACGCCTCCTCCCCGCCCGCCGAGGTGATCTACGCCAAGAAGCGGCCCAGCACCGCCCCGACCGGCGTGGCGAGCGGCACCTGCTTCCGGCAGATCGAGTTCGCCGGACTGCTGAGCAACGCCAGGAACCCCAAGGGTGCCCAGGCGTTCATCGACTTCCTGGTCTCCAAGGAGTTCCAGGAGGACATGCCGCTGAACATGTACGTCTACCCGGTGCTGGACGGCGCGAAGGTGCCCGCCGAGTTCACCGAGTACGGCCCGGCCGCCCAGCACCCCGAGACCATGGCTCCCGGCAAGATCACCGCCAACCGTGACCAGTGGGTCAAGTCGTGGACCTCGCTCGTACTGAAGTAG
- a CDS encoding Lrp/AsnC family transcriptional regulator, whose product MHSEVVASRSADQRDSSRESRSGTPQLDAVSLAIIQQLQEDGRRPYAAIGKAVGLSEAAVRQRVQKLLDQGVMQIVAVTDPLTVGFRRQAMVGINVEGDVESIADALTDMSEVEYVVMTAGSFDILAEIVCEDDDHLLDVINKRIRSLPGVRSTESFVYLKLKKQTYMWGTR is encoded by the coding sequence GTGCACAGTGAGGTCGTGGCCAGTCGAAGCGCAGACCAGAGGGACTCGTCCCGCGAGTCCAGGAGCGGCACCCCCCAGCTGGATGCCGTCTCCCTCGCCATCATCCAGCAGCTCCAGGAGGACGGCCGCAGGCCGTACGCCGCGATCGGCAAGGCCGTCGGCCTGTCCGAGGCGGCCGTACGCCAGCGCGTCCAGAAGCTGCTGGACCAGGGCGTGATGCAGATCGTCGCCGTCACGGACCCGCTCACCGTGGGCTTCCGCCGGCAGGCGATGGTCGGGATCAACGTCGAGGGTGATGTCGAGTCGATCGCGGACGCGCTCACTGACATGTCGGAAGTCGAGTACGTGGTGATGACCGCGGGCTCGTTCGACATCCTCGCCGAGATCGTCTGCGAGGACGACGACCACCTGCTGGACGTCATCAACAAACGCATCCGGTCCCTGCCCGGAGTGCGCTCCACCGAGAGCTTCGTCTATCTGAAGCTCAAGAAGCAGACCTACATGTGGGGAACCCGATAA
- a CDS encoding ATP-binding cassette domain-containing protein, with amino-acid sequence MEAPPDNDVLWARALHFRHPDGSPGLAGVSLAVREGEILAVIGPRGSGKTTLLRCLSGLVPVREGEVWFNSTPLHTLGPMRRERLRRDRFGWIDPAPVLVPELNAWENVALPLMLRGAGRRRAKVAALEWLERLDVGDKARNRPHALHQAERQRVSIARALAPAPMVLFADEPTAPLHRADRTHVLRTLTTAARSHGITVVLASHEAETAALADRTVALLDGRSVRTLRLPDVPDTEGRAACSLSV; translated from the coding sequence ATGGAGGCCCCGCCGGACAACGACGTGCTCTGGGCACGCGCGCTGCACTTCAGGCACCCCGACGGGTCGCCCGGGCTCGCCGGGGTCTCGCTCGCCGTACGCGAGGGCGAGATCCTCGCCGTCATCGGCCCGCGCGGCAGTGGCAAGACGACCCTGCTGCGCTGTCTGTCGGGTCTGGTGCCGGTGCGCGAGGGCGAGGTGTGGTTCAACAGCACGCCCCTGCACACCCTGGGCCCGATGCGCCGCGAGCGGCTGCGCCGGGACCGCTTCGGCTGGATCGACCCCGCGCCGGTCCTGGTCCCCGAGCTGAACGCCTGGGAGAACGTCGCGCTCCCCCTGATGCTGCGCGGCGCCGGGCGCCGCAGGGCCAAGGTCGCCGCGCTGGAGTGGCTGGAGCGGCTCGACGTCGGCGACAAGGCCCGCAACCGCCCGCACGCCCTGCACCAGGCCGAACGGCAGCGCGTCTCGATCGCCCGGGCGCTGGCCCCGGCCCCCATGGTCCTCTTCGCCGACGAGCCGACGGCACCGCTGCACCGCGCCGACCGCACCCATGTGCTGCGCACGCTCACCACGGCCGCCCGCTCGCACGGCATCACCGTGGTCCTCGCCTCGCACGAGGCCGAGACCGCCGCCCTCGCCGACCGCACCGTGGCCCTGCTGGACGGCCGCAGTGTGCGCACCCTGCGGCTGCCGGACGTCCCCGACACGGAAGGCCGGGCCGCGTGCTCGCTCTCCGTCTGA
- a CDS encoding iron ABC transporter permease — MALPVAFFAVFFAWPVAAIVARGLKADGAWQFGRITDVVTQPDIRHVLWFTIWQALASTALTLLLALPAAYVFARLDFPGKRLLRAVVTVPFVLPTVVVGTAFLALVGRGGLLDDLWGVRLDTTVWAILLAHVFFNYAVVVRTVGGLWAQLDPRQEEAARMLGASPLGAWRKVTLPALAPAVAAAALMVFLFTFTSFGVVQILGGPTFSTLEVEIYRQTSEIFDLSTAAVLTLVQFVAVGAILAVHAWTVRRRETALRLVDAEITARRPRGAGQWTLLAAVLVTIALLLALPLAVLVRRSLDAPGLGYYRALTNADGGTFLVAPVHAVWTSLQYAGAATAIAVVIGGLAAAALARRDAGRLVRGFDALLMLPLGVSAVTVGFGFLIALDKPPLDLRQSWILVPLAQALVGAPFVVRTMLPVLRAVDGRLREAAAVLGASPWRVWREVDLPLVRRALLVAAGFAFAVSLGEFGATVFIARPDNPTLPVAVARLLSRPGDLNYGQAMALSTLLMVVCAAALLILERLRTDRTGEF; from the coding sequence ATGGCCCTGCCCGTCGCGTTCTTCGCCGTGTTCTTCGCCTGGCCCGTGGCCGCGATCGTCGCGCGCGGCCTGAAGGCGGACGGCGCCTGGCAGTTCGGGCGGATCACGGACGTGGTCACGCAGCCGGACATCCGGCACGTGCTGTGGTTCACCATCTGGCAGGCGCTCGCCTCCACCGCGCTCACCCTGCTCCTCGCGCTGCCCGCGGCCTATGTCTTCGCCCGGCTCGACTTCCCCGGCAAGCGGCTGCTGCGGGCCGTCGTCACCGTGCCGTTCGTGCTGCCGACCGTCGTCGTCGGCACGGCCTTCCTGGCCCTGGTCGGCCGGGGCGGCCTGCTGGACGACCTGTGGGGCGTACGGCTGGACACCACGGTGTGGGCGATCCTGCTGGCACACGTCTTCTTCAACTATGCGGTCGTCGTCCGGACGGTCGGCGGGCTGTGGGCCCAGCTCGACCCCCGCCAGGAGGAGGCCGCCCGGATGCTGGGCGCCTCGCCGCTCGGCGCCTGGCGGAAGGTGACCCTGCCGGCCCTGGCGCCCGCCGTGGCCGCCGCCGCGCTGATGGTGTTCCTGTTCACCTTCACCTCCTTCGGCGTCGTCCAGATCCTCGGCGGCCCCACCTTCTCCACGCTCGAAGTGGAGATCTACCGGCAGACCTCCGAGATCTTCGACCTCTCCACGGCCGCTGTCCTCACCCTCGTCCAGTTCGTGGCCGTCGGCGCGATCCTCGCCGTGCACGCCTGGACGGTACGGCGCCGGGAGACCGCCCTGCGGCTGGTGGACGCCGAGATCACCGCTCGGCGGCCGCGTGGCGCGGGCCAGTGGACCCTGCTCGCCGCCGTCCTCGTCACCATCGCGCTGCTCCTCGCCCTGCCGCTCGCCGTCCTCGTCCGCCGCTCCCTCGACGCACCCGGCCTCGGCTACTACCGCGCACTGACGAACGCCGACGGCGGTACGTTCCTGGTGGCGCCCGTGCACGCGGTGTGGACCTCACTGCAGTACGCCGGCGCCGCCACCGCCATCGCCGTGGTGATCGGAGGTCTCGCCGCCGCCGCGCTGGCCCGCCGGGACGCCGGTCGGCTGGTGCGGGGCTTCGACGCGCTGCTGATGCTGCCGCTCGGCGTGTCCGCCGTGACCGTCGGCTTCGGCTTCCTGATCGCGCTCGACAAGCCGCCCCTGGACCTCAGACAGTCCTGGATCCTCGTCCCGCTCGCGCAGGCGCTGGTGGGCGCCCCCTTCGTCGTACGGACCATGCTGCCCGTGCTGCGTGCCGTCGACGGACGGCTGCGCGAGGCGGCGGCCGTGCTCGGGGCCTCGCCGTGGCGGGTGTGGCGGGAGGTGGATCTGCCGCTGGTGCGGCGGGCGTTGCTGGTCGCGGCCGGGTTCGCGTTCGCCGTCTCGCTCGGCGAGTTCGGGGCGACCGTGTTCATCGCCCGGCCCGACAACCCGACGCTCCCGGTCGCCGTGGCCCGGCTGCTCAGCCGCCCCGGCGACCTCAACTACGGCCAGGCGATGGCCCTTTCGACCCTTCTGATGGTGGTGTGCGCCGCCGCGCTGCTGATCCTGGAGCGGCTGCGCACCGACCGGACCGGGGAGTTCTAG